Proteins from a single region of Apium graveolens cultivar Ventura chromosome 7, ASM990537v1, whole genome shotgun sequence:
- the LOC141672818 gene encoding putative RING-H2 finger protein ATL21A, with translation MATQTLIMEILTLLSSTLFIIFFFITHTQTVLCVDICEPVTCNPTGPVIRFPFRLIGKQPRQCGYPGFDLSCNNNTQLLLHLPFAGDFVVTHINYVKHNILFKPEFCPPNTIQAFSPVVSPFVAELLTEYTFFNCSMDRFFPVAEPFETLECFSRVNYTVLVVQSRLFDGVADRRLPESCRNDTITGTIPVGFKWDLPVCDKCEAENRTCGFKNVDTMELGCSGASKSGLSNAGKVGLGVGVGIPGLVLLFFIAKYVRRKRDYRTDVERHNSPSLPTTTIAPQPPAFVTGLDKLTIDSYPMTVLGASKRLPKPSDSTCAICLSEYQPKDAIRTVPACNHYFHSSCIDEWLKINATCPVCRNSPEGSFSRAATPMSSSSSSSNSYFSS, from the exons ATGGCTACACAAACTTTAATAATGGAGATTCTCACCTTATTATCATCAACTCTtttcatcatcttcttcttcaTAACACACACACAAACTGTACTATGTGTAGATATTTGTGAACCGGTTACATGCAACCCTACCGGTCCAGTGATCCGGTTCCCTTTCCGGCTCATTGGTAAACAACCTAGACAGTGTGGCTACCCAGGTTTTGATCTGTCTTGTAATAACAACACTCAACTTTTATTACATCTACCTTTTGCCGGAGATTTTGTAGTTACTCATATTAATTATGTAAAACATAATATTCTTTTTAAGCCTGAGTTTTGTCCTCCTAATACTATTCAAGCTTTTAGTCCTGTTGTGTCACCTTTTGTTGCTGAATTGTTGACTGAGTACACTTTTTTTAATTGTTCTATGGACCGTTTTTTTCCGGTTGCTGAACCGTTTGAGACTTTGGAGTGTTTTAGTAGGGTCAATTATACGGTTCTTGTGGTTCAGAGTAGGTTGTTTGATGGGGTTGCTGATCGGAGATTGCCGGAATCTTGCCGGAATGATACTATCACAGGGACTATTCCGGTTGGGTTTAAGTGGGACTTGCCGGTTTGTGACAAGTGTGAAGCTGAGAACCGGACTTGTGGGTTCAAGAATGTTGATACTATGGAACTTGGTTGCTCCGGTGCTTCTAAAAGTG GTCTTTCAAATGCTGGAAAGGTTGGATTAGGAGTTGGTGTAGGTATACCTGGACTGGTGCTTCTATTCTTTATAGCAAAATACGTGAGAAGGAAGAGGGATTATCGTACTGACGTCGAACGACACAATTCACCAAGtcttccaacaacaacaatagcACCACAGCCTCCGGCGTTTGTGACTGGCCTCGACAAGCTTACTATTGACTCATATCCAATGACTGTGTTGGGGGCTAGTAAGCGACTGCCCAAGCCTAGTGATTCGACATGTGCAATATGTTTATCCGAATACCAGCCTAAGGACGCAATAAGGACTGTACCAGCATGTAATCACTACTTCCATTCCAGTTGTATAGATGAATGGCTTAAGATCAATGCCACATGTCCAGTGTGTCGTAACTCGCCAGAGGGATCATTCAGTAGGGCTGCAACGCCTATGTCCTCGTCTTCTTCCTCATCAAATTCGTATTTTTCCAGTTAA
- the LOC141672192 gene encoding mitochondrial inner membrane protein OXA1-like: protein MAFRRSLITRAKLFNHHKFTPSFHYINPHNNDKQEDDSKTLNLQFSRQNRSLITTTGLLNPTFTHTNFSYSFNSVLNGSILARNMSSSSAPGIEDGTGKVEYMSDVAGVLSDGSVDVVTQQGVPVVSEVVVAAADSYFPVKALQYLIDYIHTFTGFPWWGSIVATTILIRWLAVPVMINQLKATSKITLMRPKLEEIKQEMQDRGMSPTAVTEGQQRMSQLFKEYGVTPWTPLKGLLIQGPVFLSFFFAIRNMVEKVPSFKEGGAFWFVDLTTPDSFYIFPVLTALTFWLTVECNMQEGMEGNPSGATMKKVLRVFALITVPLTMSFPKAIFFYWITSNVFALLYGSVIRAPTMKKLLGIPIIPVAPVTAAQPAFSFTEALQKYAQAQQSKSLPPANPSNTTSIPTHTAKPTNQNKPAVSSVLSQRIRSLENQVKGRKKGKKK from the exons ATGGCGTTTCGACGCAGTCTCATCACACGAGCCAAGCTCTTCAATCACCATAAATTCACCCCTTCATTTCACTACATTAATCCCCACAACAACGATAAACAAGAAGATGACTCTAAAACCCTAAACCTCCAATTTTCCCGCCAAAATCGATCCTTAATTACAACCACCGGACTGCTCAACCCTACGTTTACACATACAAACTTTTCATATTCGTTTAATTCGGTGTTGAATGGATCGATTTTGGCGCGAAATATGTCGTCGTCGTCGGCACCGGGGATTGAAGACGGGACGGGGAAGGTGGAGTATATGAGTGACGTGGCGGGAGTGTTGAGTGATGGTAGTGTGGATGTTGTGACTCAGCAAGGTGTTCCGGTTGTTAGTGAAGTTGTGGTGGCTGCTGCTGATTCGTATTTTCCGGTTAAGGCTTTGCAGTATTTGATTGATTATATTCATACTTTTACTGGTTTTCCTTG GTGGGGAAGCATAGTTGCAACGACTATTTTAATTCGGTGGCTGGCAGTTCCAGTGATGATTAATCAGCTCAAAGCTACATCAAAGATAACA CTTATGAGGCCAAAATTAGAGGAAATAAAGCAAGAGATGCAGGACAGG GGTATGAGTCCTACGGCAGTAACAGAAGGCCAACAACGAATGTCACAGCTTTTTAAAGA GTATGGTGTAACACCTTGGACTCCTTTAAAAGGACTCCTGATACAGGGTCCAGTTTTTCTCAGTTTTTTCTTTGCA ATTCGAAACATGGTTGAGAAGGTACCGTCTTTTAAAGAAGGTGGAGCATTCTGGTTTGTTGATCTGACGACTCCTGATAGTTTCTACATCTTTCCGGTCTTGACAGCATTGACATTCTGGTTAACTGTTGAG TGCAATATGCAAGAAGGTATGGAAGGTAATCCATCAGGTGCAACAATGAAAAAAGTCTTGAGGGTTTTTGCCCTTATCACAGTCCCTCTTACCATGTCTTTCCCAAAG GCTATATTCTTTTATTGGATCACGTCCAACGTGTTTGCTCTATTGTATGGATCAG TAATTAGGGCACCAACTATGAAAAAACTTCTGGGCATCCCTATTATACCTGTGGCACCAGTTACAGCAGCACAGCCTGCCTTCTCTTTTACCGAAGCACTTCAAAAATATGCACAAGCGCAACAGAGTAAATCTCTGCCGCCTGCTAATCCATCAAATACTACTTCCATTCCTACACACACAGCAAAGCCAACAAACCAGAACAAACCTGCTGTGTCATCGGTTCTCAGTCAGAGGATCAGAAGTTTAGAAAATCAAGTGAAGGGAAGAAAGAAGGGCAAGAAGAAGTGA